In the Mesorhizobium sp. M1D.F.Ca.ET.043.01.1.1 genome, GGGCTCAGCCTCGACCAGCCGCATGGTCTGCGCGCCGCCGGTTGAGGCCGGCATCCTGGCCTGCGCCACGGCGCTCGCGCCGGCGCCACTGCCGGCCGGCGCTCCGTTGGCGCGCGGCGCGCCGTTTGGCACAGGCGCGGCGCCTTCCAGCGATTTCAGCGCCTCGTCCAGCGTCGGCAGGTCGGCGGCATGCGCCAGCCGGATCAGCACCATCTCGCCGGCGCTGACCGGGCGGTTGGAGGACTGCACCTCCGGAATGCCCTTGAGCAGCATCTGCCAGGTCCGCGACAGCACGCGCACGGAAAGCGCGCTCGCGAATTCGGCGCCGCGCCGGCGCTCATCCTCGGAGAGCGAGGCATCGTCTGCGGCGGCAGGCACGAAGCGCAGCCGGGTGACGAGGTGGTTGAATTCCGCCAGATCGGTGAGCACGGCGGCCGGATCGGCGCCGGTGTCGTATTGCGCGCGGAATTCGGCCAAGGCCGCCGCCACATCGCCCTTCATGACATGCTCGAACAGGTCGATGATGCGGGCGCGGTCGGCGAGCCCCAGCATGGCGCGCACCGCCTCGGCGCTGACGGCGCCGCTGCCGTGGGCGATCGCCTGGTCGAGGATGGAGAGCGAATCGCGCGCCGAGCCTTCGGCGGCGCGGGCGATCATCGCCAGGGCCTCATCGTCGACGGAAATGCCTTCCTTGGCGGCGATCGAGGAAAGATGCGCGACAAGCGCGCCGGCGTCGATGCGCCTCAGATCGAAGCGCTGGCAGCGCGACAGGACCGTGATCGGCACCTTGCGGATCTCGGTGGTGGCGAAGATGAATTTGACATGCGGTGGCGGCTCTTCCAGCGTCTTCAACAGGCCGTTGAAGGCCTGGGTGGAGAGCATGTGCACTTCGTCGATGATGTAGACCTTGTAGCGCGCCGAGACCGGCGCATAGCGGACACGGTCGATGATGTCCCTGATGTCGTCGATGCCGGTGTGGGAGGCGGCGTCCATCTCGATGACGTCGACATGGCGGCCTTCCATGATCGCCTGGCAGTGCTCGCCGGGCACGGACAGATCGACCGAGGGCTGGTCGACGGTGGCGGTCTTGTAGTTGAGCGCCCGCGCCAGGATGCGCGCCGTCGTCGTCTTACCGACGCCGCGCACGCCGGTCAGCATCCAGGCCTGGGCGATGCGGCCGGTGGCGAAGGCGTTGGTCAGCGTGCGGACCATCGGCTCCTGGCCGATCAGCTCGGAGAAATTCGAGGGGCGATATTTGCGCGCCAGCACGCGATAGGCGCCGGCCTTTTCCGTCTCCGGATTCTTTGGCCCCAAATTTCCGGCTTCGCTCATTCGCCGTCAAAAGCTCCAAGGACTGCAGGCGGCCGATTCCTGCGCATAGTCTCGCCCGCACGGCTCGGCGCCGTCAATGTCGCGGGAGAAAGGCGAAGAGGCGGGAGGCTGGAACAATGACCCGTTCCGGGCTCGTTAGGGCTGCTTCCTTCCGGACCTGACCCGGTTGGCGAGTGGATCGTCCACCACCAACCTCCCGCGCTCCATATCGGCAATTCAGCGGCGAAATGCAAGGGTGGAGGTGAACGACCACCCCGCCCATGCGCCAGAGACGACCTTCAAATCCGCAGTAGCGGCCAATGATTCGCTTGCAGCCATCTTGCCGCCGCTCTAGCGTTCCCCGGTTTGGAAAAGACCACAAGAGCGAAGGAAACGCCCATGCTGCCTGGCCTCAAGGCCGGATTCACGCTGGACGCCCGATTGGAGGCGGACAGCGAGCAGCTGATGTGGCTTGGCCTCTGCGAGCTTCGGCTGATGAACGATCGCCGCTGGCCGTGGCTGGTGCTGGTGCCGCAGCGGCCGGGGATCGAGGAATTGCACGAGCTGACGCCGCTCGACCAGACGATGCTGACCTTCGAGACCAATATGGTGGCGCAGGCGCTGAAGCGCGTGACGGGCTGCACCAAGATCAACACCGGCGCTTTGGGCAACATCGTGCGCCAGCTGCATGTCCATGTCATCGCCCGCACCGAAGGCGATCCCGGCTGGCCGGGACCGGTCTGGGGGCACGGCATGCGCGAGCCCTATCAGCGCCCCGAGATCCGACGGTTTGCCGAAACGATCAAGGCAGCGCTATAAGTCCCAACTCTCCCAACCCTTGAGTCCCCGGTCCCGAATCCCATGAGCTTCCGCCTGTTTGACGCGCCCTTGCGCGAGCCAAGTCAGTTCGTCGGCTTCGCCGGCAACCATATCGACCGGCAATCGGAAAACCGCGCCGACGACGCAGTCGAGAAGGCGCTTGCCGAGCGATCGGCGCGGCTGATGCTGATGCATGGCGGCAGGCTTTATCTGAAGCTC is a window encoding:
- a CDS encoding DNA polymerase III subunit gamma/tau, yielding MSEAGNLGPKNPETEKAGAYRVLARKYRPSNFSELIGQEPMVRTLTNAFATGRIAQAWMLTGVRGVGKTTTARILARALNYKTATVDQPSVDLSVPGEHCQAIMEGRHVDVIEMDAASHTGIDDIRDIIDRVRYAPVSARYKVYIIDEVHMLSTQAFNGLLKTLEEPPPHVKFIFATTEIRKVPITVLSRCQRFDLRRIDAGALVAHLSSIAAKEGISVDDEALAMIARAAEGSARDSLSILDQAIAHGSGAVSAEAVRAMLGLADRARIIDLFEHVMKGDVAAALAEFRAQYDTGADPAAVLTDLAEFNHLVTRLRFVPAAADDASLSEDERRRGAEFASALSVRVLSRTWQMLLKGIPEVQSSNRPVSAGEMVLIRLAHAADLPTLDEALKSLEGAAPVPNGAPRANGAPAGSGAGASAVAQARMPASTGGAQTMRLVEAEPVPAAFVPAPEPVVETPAVPVKSLADIAALADANRDIAFKVILKRCVRPVRIEAGRIDVSLTDDAPKMLLNDLTAKLRAWTGRNWLVSLSKEEGGQTLAEMETTKRENAFSDARSDPTVAAILARFPGAKIIDVRIPEVPEAEEADADLPVETSADDEEI
- a CDS encoding HIT family protein, which codes for MLPGLKAGFTLDARLEADSEQLMWLGLCELRLMNDRRWPWLVLVPQRPGIEELHELTPLDQTMLTFETNMVAQALKRVTGCTKINTGALGNIVRQLHVHVIARTEGDPGWPGPVWGHGMREPYQRPEIRRFAETIKAAL